The following is a genomic window from Candidatus Aramenus sp. CH1.
TAGCGTACATAGTGGACTGGGCCTTCTTGTCCAGAAGATCGAAAGTTTGATAAGTTGAGGTCAAGCAATGATATAGTGTGAAGGTAATAGACCCGGAAGCAAGAGTAGCGGACTTGATCGGGCTCTTAAATGTACTCAAGAACACCTTTGGAGGAAAGACGGATCTCTACCAGCTGGAGAAGGAAATGGAGGTGGACCTTGACGACCTCATGCCGATAGTCTACACCGCAAATTACTTGGGTTTCGTTACCATAGGGGAAGGGGACATAATCATCACGGACAAGGGCATAGAGTTCCTCCAGTCCAACATCAGGAAGAGGAAGGAGATTCTGAAGGAGAGCGTCTCCAGCGTCGAGCCCTTCG
Proteins encoded in this region:
- a CDS encoding AAA-associated domain-containing protein, with amino-acid sequence MKVIDPEARVADLIGLLNVLKNTFGGKTDLYQLEKEMEVDLDDLMPIVYTANYLGFVTIGEGDIIITDKGIEFLQSNIRKRKEILKESVSSVEPFATAKELKVFSLEELKEALEKKGVEIYNSPEGLYDLQITLLEWGIYSGFISRYGDEKFKVNVE